In Pirellulales bacterium, a single genomic region encodes these proteins:
- a CDS encoding aminotransferase class V-fold PLP-dependent enzyme: MLELPIYMDNHATTRVDPRVVQAMLPYLTDHYGNPGSVNHSFGAQAKEAVDVARAEIAAAIGAGPRDIVFTSGATESNNLALRGIADRVRRRGNHLISVTTEHKAVLDPLARLARRGFEVTLLPVEQAGTDRAGLLDVARIADAIRPDTLLVSVMMANNEIGIIQPLAEISALCRARGALLHCDATQAVGKMPVDVDTLGVDLMSFSAHKIYGPKGVGALYVRRRNAAARLLPQIDGGGQEGGVRSGTLNVPGIVGFARALTLCLAEMPTERTRLAALRNRLFEGLSQKLEGVTLNGPALADELRLPGNLNASFAYVNGEALMMSIQHLAVSSGSACTSANPEPSHVLRALGLDEDQTRASLRFGLGRFNSSDEVEYAIDSVAESVERLRKLSSLA, from the coding sequence ATGCTCGAATTGCCAATCTATATGGACAACCACGCCACGACGCGCGTCGATCCGCGCGTCGTGCAGGCGATGTTGCCCTACCTAACGGATCACTACGGCAACCCCGGCAGCGTGAATCACTCCTTTGGCGCGCAGGCCAAGGAAGCGGTCGACGTGGCCCGCGCCGAAATCGCCGCGGCGATTGGCGCCGGCCCGCGCGACATTGTCTTTACAAGCGGAGCCACCGAGAGCAACAACCTGGCGCTGCGCGGCATCGCCGATCGAGTTCGCCGCCGCGGCAACCATCTGATCAGTGTCACCACCGAGCATAAGGCCGTGCTCGATCCGCTGGCGAGGCTCGCACGCCGCGGGTTCGAGGTCACGCTGCTACCGGTCGAACAGGCGGGCACCGATCGCGCAGGCTTACTAGACGTCGCACGCATCGCCGACGCGATTCGCCCCGATACGTTGTTGGTGTCGGTCATGATGGCCAATAACGAGATCGGCATCATCCAACCGCTGGCCGAGATCTCCGCGCTGTGCCGCGCGCGCGGGGCGCTGCTGCATTGCGACGCCACGCAGGCCGTGGGTAAGATGCCAGTCGACGTCGACACGTTGGGGGTCGACCTGATGAGTTTTAGCGCGCACAAGATATACGGACCTAAGGGTGTTGGCGCGCTGTATGTGCGTCGCCGCAACGCCGCCGCCCGGCTGCTACCCCAGATCGACGGCGGCGGGCAAGAAGGAGGCGTCCGCAGCGGCACGTTGAACGTGCCCGGCATCGTCGGCTTCGCCCGGGCACTCACGTTGTGCCTGGCAGAGATGCCGACCGAGCGCACGCGCTTGGCCGCGCTGCGCAATCGCCTTTTCGAGGGATTGTCGCAAAAGCTGGAAGGCGTGACGTTGAATGGCCCAGCGCTCGCGGACGAGCTCCGCCTGCCGGGCAATCTCAACGCCAGCTTCGCCTACGTCAATGGCGAAGCCCTGATGATGAGCATCCAGCATCTGGCAGTTAGCTCGGGCAGCGCCTGCACGTCGGCCAATCCCGAGCCGAGCCACGTCCTGCGGGCCCTGGGTCTGGACGAGGACCAGACGCGGGCCAGCCTGCGATTCGGCCTGGGGCGATTCAACTCCAGCGACGAAGTCGAATATGCCATCGACAGCGTGGCAGAATCGGTCGAGCGGCTGCGCAAGCTCAGCAGCCTGGCCTAA
- a CDS encoding iron-sulfur cluster assembly accessory protein — protein MAVMLSEKAAKEVKRIIEEQKLGPETVLRVGVAGGGCSGFQYSLGFDKAFDEKIDSKYEYHGVPVVVDKKSALYLDGTTVDFYDGLEKRGFTFDNPNAVKSCGCGSSFQA, from the coding sequence ATGGCTGTCATGCTCAGCGAAAAGGCCGCAAAAGAGGTCAAGCGGATCATCGAAGAACAAAAGCTCGGACCTGAGACCGTGCTGCGGGTAGGCGTCGCTGGCGGCGGCTGCAGTGGTTTCCAATACAGCCTCGGTTTCGACAAGGCCTTCGACGAGAAGATCGACTCGAAGTACGAGTATCACGGCGTGCCGGTCGTGGTCGACAAGAAGAGCGCTCTGTACCTCGACGGCACGACGGTCGACTTCTACGACGGTCTCGAGAAGCGCGGCTTCACGTTCGACAACCCGAACGCAGTGAAGAGCTGCGGCTGCGGCAGCTCGTTCCAGGCCTAG
- a CDS encoding SHD1 domain-containing protein → MCRISLLAVALLVGLSTVNGREWTDSTGQFHREAELTEYRVNEVVLKKQSGVSVVVPVERLSVADREYLGNFARETLNIDEPASGAEPAVYEDGPAESAGSNSKGRPNAAPVATLASYVEDEELAAPEDEAAAGTYAYKRIFSGCRSTFHLIHNGGTGAFWLRHHNGHCHHYLTNLKRVPPPPFALPGYVFYKVMDPPVAAHVTHIALLDQETPWCQRNPVWIQRPGSNYWHFFEWDYREVLHP, encoded by the coding sequence ATGTGTCGCATCAGTTTGCTGGCTGTTGCTCTTCTTGTTGGTCTGTCGACGGTCAATGGTCGCGAATGGACAGACTCGACTGGCCAGTTCCACCGCGAGGCCGAGTTGACGGAGTACCGCGTCAACGAGGTCGTACTGAAAAAACAGAGTGGAGTATCGGTCGTCGTCCCGGTGGAAAGATTGAGTGTTGCCGACCGAGAATATCTCGGCAATTTTGCCCGTGAGACTCTGAATATCGATGAGCCGGCAAGCGGCGCCGAACCTGCTGTGTATGAAGATGGGCCCGCGGAATCGGCCGGTTCAAACAGCAAGGGGCGACCGAACGCTGCCCCAGTTGCGACCCTTGCCTCGTATGTGGAAGACGAGGAACTTGCCGCTCCGGAAGACGAAGCCGCGGCTGGGACGTACGCTTACAAACGGATCTTCAGCGGCTGCCGTTCGACCTTCCATCTTATCCATAACGGTGGGACTGGAGCATTCTGGCTGCGGCACCACAATGGTCATTGCCACCACTACCTGACGAACCTGAAAAGGGTCCCTCCGCCGCCGTTCGCATTGCCGGGTTACGTATTTTATAAAGTCATGGACCCTCCGGTCGCGGCACACGTCACGCATATTGCCCTGTTGGATCAGGAAACTCCTTGGTGCCAGCGCAACCCCGTCTGGATTCAACGGCCGGGCTCGAACTATTGGCACTTTTTCGAGTGGGACTATCGCGAGGTGCTGCATCCCTAA